DNA from Leptospira terpstrae serovar Hualin str. LT 11-33 = ATCC 700639:
GGTAGTATCTGCCTTAGGAACAATCTCACAACAGAGTAAAAACCGGCTATAGGCATCTGTGACAGTCAAAGGAGTGCATCTTTTTCCATCCCCAACAGTGAAATGACCTTTAAAATCAGCGCACCAAATATCATTGGGTCCGAGTGCATGCGAGAATGGTTGTTCGATGGATTGTTTACGGATCCTTCTTTTGGGAGGTTTGATAAGGTTGTTTTGTTTGAGAATACGACCTACAGTACTTGGATGTGGCCATTTTCTAATCATATGAAACCGAGCTGAGAGTGATGCTAGGAGTTTTCTTGCTCCCCACCTGGGATGGTCTTTTCTCTCTTGTAAAATTAGTTCAATGATTTTCTTTCGAGTTTGGTGTGGATGGTATTTCGGTCTTCGGCTTTTGTCTTTTAACCCATCGATCCCATATAGTTTGTATTGCTTTAAATATTTATACCCCGTCACTCTACTGATATTGAATTCATGACAAAGGTCAGTGAGAGACCACCCACCACGTTTCCAAGCGACAACAAATTTCATTCTTTCTTCAAACACGTTTGTCTCCTTCCAAGCCATGACACACTCCTGGTGTGTACATCGTGTTCTGAATCGAAGAATTAAATTCTTGTTTGTAAAGGATGTTGTGAGATCAATTTGTAAGGGATGAAACTAGTACAGACCGGACAAGGGTTAATGACTGATTTGTTTTATGATAAACATCTTCCTCTATTATTATCATCTTTTCAATACAGGGGAAAAACCATTGGTCTCATTTGCCATGCCCCTGCCTTGTTAACCACTCTCCCTTCGGGTCCGAAGGGTGAAGGATTTTTATTTCAAGGATACCGGGTAAATTCAGTCACAAAAACAGAAGAATGGTTTATTGAAACTTTTGTGATGAAAGGAAGTCCTAAAGTTCGTAATATTTCGGCGTTATTGAAAGAAAGAGGAATGGTTTATGAATCTTCATTTTTGCCAGGCAGTGGATATGCTACTCGAGATCGAAATTTAATCACTTCACAAAATCCATTTTCTGGTAAGGAGTTCACCAAACTCTATTTAGATGCTATTTCTGATTATCTAAAAAAGTTCTCTTTTTGATCCGACTGAGAGCTACATTGGTAATTCCCAAATAGGCAGCTTGGTCTATTTGGGAAATCCTACCTAGAACAGATTGGTATTCTTGAATAAACTTTTTATATCGTTTATCAGGTTCGAGGAGTAAAAAGTCGGTAACTCGTTCTTCTTTTTTCAAATACAAAGTCGATAGAAATTGGATTAGAAATTCTTTGTATTGGTTTTTTTTCTCCAGTTTTGATTTAAATTCAGATACAGGTAAGACAAACACTTCACTTGGTTCCAAAGCTAATATGGAATAGGTGCTTGGTTTTTGGTTGAATACACTGGGCAAACTTCCTAAAACCCCTCCTTCAAAGATAAACGATTTGATCCATTCTTTTTTCCCTTGTTTATAAACTAGTTTAAATCCGCCTGTTTCCACCAAACCAACGCTAAATAGTGGAAATCCTTGTTTTGCAAAAATTTCTTTTTTCCCGAGTTTGATTTTTTTTCCATGAGAGATAAAAAGGTCACGAATTCCTTGGTTGAGTGGAGAACTTGTATTTGAAAATTTCATCGGGTGACTCACTCAGAGCATTGGTTTCCTTTTTTCTTTGTCTATCGATTCTTTAGAATCGCCAATGAGATTTATTGAAAAATAAAAAAAGGAAAAAAGTCTGATCAAATTAAAAATTCTTTTATACCCCTATGGGTATATATGTCTAATGTTTAGGAGAAAGGAAATGACTGAAAATTTACCGAAAAGTTTTGAAGAACTAGTGCAAACACATGACAAACCGATCCTTGTGGATTTTTGGGCTCCTTGGTGTGGGCCATGCAAAATGGTGGCTCCAGAATTGGAAAAACTTGCCAAAGACTGGAAAGGAAAAGTTTCCATTATTAAAATCAATACCGATGAAAAACAGGAGATAGCAGGTAAATACGGTATCACAGGAATCCCTACAATGATTCTTTTTAAAAACGGAAAGGAAGTTCATCGTATTTCCGGTGCTATGCGAAGTGAGGAATTAAAAAAAGTATTTGGAAGTTTGATCTAAACTAGTTCATTTTTTACTTGTCTTTGCACAAAGAGGGTAGGATTCTTTGTTTCTGCTCGAGGTACAACGTTTGAAAAAAATTATCCTAACTCTTTTGACTTTCCTTGTCCTGTTTTGTAAAAATACTTCAATAGAAAATTCCATTGTGGTCGAACGAATCCAAGCGGCGTCTTCTGCTGATGGCACGAGCCCAATCAATGTATTCATTGCAGGTAAATATTGGAAGCCAGAAACCAGCTTGGATGGGATTACGATTTTTTTCTCCAATGCCTCAAAATGGAATCAAAAAGGAAAAACAGACGGCCGCGCTTTTTTTAATGAAATTTCTATCGAATGCCAAGAGAAAAAGGGTTATGTTGCCTTCTACAAAGATGGAAGTTATGCGACTAACTTTGATTGTGCGAAGGAAACGCCACAAAAAATAAGGTCCAATGGAGTGCATGTCATCTATTTATTGCCAGACTCCGGGAATGGAATCAAAACTGTTTCTTTTTCTCAAAATGGAAAAAAATTGGATGTGTTATACCCTGAACCAGTTTTGGGACAAGTCACTGCAAGTAGCACACTCCCCAATTATCCCGCTTATGGATTGTTTGATGGAAGTATTGATTTCGCTTGGGTAGAAGGAAATAAATCCGATGGAGTAGGGGAATCATTCCAAATTGAATTAGAAGACGAAATCGATTTTTCCGGTATAGAGATTTTCAATGGTTACCAAAGGTTAGATGCCTTGTTTCATAAAAATGGATCGGTGACCGAATTACTTGTATCGAATGATTCTGACTCATTTGTTATCCAAGTTGCAGACAAACAAGGGGGACAAAGGATTTTTTTCCCAAAAACGCTAACAGGAAAAAAATTTACTTTTACAATTCAGAAAGTTCGTCCTGGAAAAACTTGGAAAGATACAGTCATTGCAGAAATCATTTTGCTCGGAGAAAAAGGGAAACGGTTTACAGTAGTCGATAAAAATGCTGATGAATTCAAAAAATCCATTCTTTCCAAAGCAAAAAATACAATCCTCTCCAGCGTTGTTAACAAAGCAGTTTTCGGGGATGTTTCCGATGGTCGTTTGGATTATGTATTTCGTTCCAATGGTTCCTTTGTCATTTGGAAAGAAGATCCAGCAGAAAAACGAGTATTAGATGGTAACTGGGTTTTTGTAGAAGCAACTCCCACAGAAGCTAAAATCAAAATTTTTGGAAGAGATCACAAAGTGGTCACACAAAGTTTGGATTCAAATAGCCCTTATGCAGAAACCACAGAAGAAAAATCTACCCTGATCTTTAGTGATACACTCACAGTTAAAAAATCTGGAAATGGATTGCAGATGATTGGTAAAAAAGTCCAAATCTCCAACTGATTCCCTTGTTTGGTAAGGATATCTATTGGTATGGTGTCCAAGCAATTTCCCTTTTAGAAACAGGGAAATTGCATTCACCTGACCATTCTCCCGTTTTTTATATCGTTGCCTTTCTCTTCCAAATTTTGGGAATTAGTGATGAATCTTTATTTGTATTTCAAGTATTAACGTCTGTTTGGTTACTTTTTTGTCTATTCGTTGCCAGAAGTATCCTTTTTGGATCTTTGTTAAAACAAAACTTAAGTTTATATTCTGATACGATAAGCACAACCGCACTCGATGCAAAAAGTAATCTTGATGCGAATAGTTACTTAGCCACAACGACAATTGCCGATACCAAGACAAATCCGCGTTGGTATTTTCCATTACAAACATTTGCCATTCCAGGTGTCATCGTCTTTGTATTGAGTTTTCTTTATCCAAAACAAAGTTGGGCCTTGGGTTTTCTACTTCTCTCTATCAGTTTCTATTTTACAAAGCTCTTTCGATGGAAATGGATTTTTATAGGAATCAGTTTTAGTTTTGCCATTTGGTTCCATACGATGGTGGGTTGTTTAGGACTTGGGCTTTGGATGGTCTACCAATTGCCAAAAAAGTTTTATCCTGTTCTTTTTCTTTTGGTGTTCTTCATTCCTTTGTTCCTTCCCACAAATCTTGGGGGAAGATTTTCTATTGATACGCAAGTTTTTCCCATAAGCGCTGCTTGGGGGATCGCTGGTATGGGAATTCTATGGGATTGGTTTTTTTTAGTATTTGGAAAGAATGTTCCGAAATCCTTTTTACCCATTCGAAAAACGATAGCCTTTCTCGGTTTGTTACTCGCATTACCTTTGTTTCATTTTGCAGATATCCAATACCGGATTCTTCTTTCGGTCCTTCTTTTAAAGGAAATTTTTTCCAAAACAAATTTTAAACAATCTCTAATTACTGGAGTCAGTATTCTTTTATGGACGTACACTTTGTACAATCATTCGAATTTATTTCGATACCCTTATGAACAAATGTGGGATCCAGGTGAAAAGGCCGCACTTATTCCTAACAATGGATTACTTGTCGCTCACCACGGATTTTGCGAATTTTACCATTTTCAATTCCGAAAGGATTGTTTATCCTGGGAACCAGATGAAAAAGCGATCGCTGAACTTCCGAATGGAACCAAAATCTATCGATTGGTTTATGGAATTAGTTATGAAACCCTTCAAAGAAGTAAAGATGATTCAAAATCTCCGCTATTTACTTTCTTAGAACCTTTAGGAGAATACCAATTGGTATTGGAAAGTGATTGGATTCGTTACTGCTTGTGGTTAGAAAACAAAAATTCAAAATTACTTACTGTGGCCAAATCATGGAAAAATCCTTACCGTAAACGGCCAAACTTTTTAAAGAGAAAACAAACCTATGGGATTTAGTTTCAAAAAAAAATCCGTTCCAGGAATGAATCGAAAGGTCAATCGAGGAAATCTTCGTTTATTTCTAGGAAAGATTTATTTCCAATGGAAACGTTACTTGGTTTGGTTTCTGGAAAAAAAAACTTTTGCCACAGAAAGAGTTTCCTTAAAAGAGTTAAGCCAAAATTTTCCTGTTTCAATTTTCCAACATAATTCACCGATCTATCGTAAACTCAAAGATGTACCTATGTACCTCCAAGAGAATAAAAAAGTAAACTTGGAAATCGCCATTTCTCAGTTAGATGGGATTGTTTTAAATCCATGCCAAGTATTTTCGTTTTGGTATCTTGTGGGCAAACCAACAAAAAGCAAAGGATATTTACCTGGAATGCAACTGCGAAATGGAGGGTTTGTGGAACGCACGGGAGGCGGTCTTTGCCAAATGGCAAATCTCATCTATTGGATGACTTTACATTCTCCCTTAGAAGTCAAAGAACGGTGGCGGCATAGTTTCGATATCTTTCCTGATTCTGAAAGAACCCTACCTTTTGGTTCAGGTGCTACTTTGTCCTACAATTACATCGACTTACAAATAAAAAATACAACCAAACAACCGTTTGTATTACATCTATGGATTGAAGAAGGATTTCTAAAAGGGGAATGGCGCTCCGAAGTAGAAATACCTTTCCTCTACCAAGTTTATGAATCCTATCACGGATTTCATGCGGAACCTTGGGGGGGATATACCAGAAGAAACACCATCCGCAGAAAAAAAATCTTAAAATCCACAAAGGAAATTTTGGAAGACCAACTGGTGACGGAAAATGTCGCTTGGATGATGTACGAACCTCTTTTAGAATCGAGATAACGAGGGGAACCTTATGAAACAAATCAAATTTGCAATGATACTCGGAATCCCACTTTTTGCTTTAGTTTCCCAAACGATTGAAAATAAACTGAATGTATTAGATCGCACGGCTTATGAACTTTCCGTAAAAAAAGTACCGAATAAAAAACTGATTAACTTAGAACAGAATATTCCGAGTGTTATTTTAGATATCAAGTATGCCACTCCGAAAAACTTTACTAAACAAGTAATCTATCAGGAAGCCAAAGCGTTTGCAAGAATACCTGTTGCGGAAGCATTAACTCGAGCCCAAAATGAATTTTTGAAACTAGGATATTCCATCAAGATCTTTGATGCCTACAGACCCTATTCTGCCACAGTCAAATTTTTTGAAATCATTGGAGATACTCGGTATGTGGCATCTCCCAAAACAGGATCAAGGCATAACAAAGGTTGTGCGATTGACCTAACATTGGTGGATACAAAAACAAAGAAGGAACTTCCTATGCCAACGGAATATGATTCCTTTCGTAAAGAGGCATGGGCAGAAGCGCCAGTTTCAGATCCCGAAATTTTAAAGAACCGAACCACTTTGATTCAAGTCCTGAGTAATTCTGGATTTAAAGTTAACAAATCAGAATGGTGGCATTTCGATTACCAAGGATGTGCTGGTTTTGAAGTTTTGGATATTCCCTTTGAGGAGTTAGAATAAATAGGAAAGTATTATACTTCTACACAGATAACATCTGTTTTGGAAAATAAAAGTGGAAATGGTTTCTCGACTTCTTGTTTTCTTTCTCTATAAATATTTTTTCAAACACGGCAAAAAGAAACCATAATCTTTTCTTCCGATCTGTAATAGTTTGAGTGTTTGGTCTTTTGAAATAAATTGAATTTGTCCAAAGAACCAACCTAGTTTTGTGGTAATTTTTGTAATATTCGAAAATTCTAATGGGATATGTTCGAAACTAGACCTCAAGATTGAATTCTGAACAAAGTGAAATCTTTTGTTCGTTAACACAACAAGCCATTTGGCAGGGCTCAGTTTTTCTTTGGATCCTTCGAGTAATCCGATACAATACCCTTGGATGATTTCATCATCTTCGATGAGGTCATGAAGGATTTGAAATTCGGGTACATATAGAAATAAAATATCTAAGTTTATATGAGGATGATTGGAAAGTAGGGCTTTGATTTGGGAAACGATAGTTTCATTGGATAACATGGTTTGTTCCTTGTTTGGTGGGTATCTCCCTTCAAATGATGGAACGATCTCATTTAAAGGGAGAGGGATTTTATTTTATACTGCGTTGACGACTAAATCTCCACCAGCTTTCACTTCGCCGGCTTCGTTTTTGGCTTCTACTAGAACAGTTACCGTTTTTTTCCCATCTTTTTCAAATTTCTTTTTGATGGTTCCAACGATGGTAAGTTTTTCACCTAACTTTGTCATGGCTTTGAAAGTCACACCAAAGTAAGCGATGTCTTTTTGTTCAGCCCAAGAAGTACAAAGTCTTCCTACTTGTGCCATTACATACATACCGTGAGATATTGTTCCATCAAGTCCTGCTTTTCTTGCGAAATCAGGATCGTTGTGGATGGGGTTAAAATCTCCAGATGCTCCCGCATAACGAACTAAATTTGCATGTTCGATGACTGGAACGTCTAGTGGAGGAAGAGTTTGACCAACTTCTACTTTATCAAATTCGATTTTTGCCATTGTTTGCCTCCTTAATTAATCCTTACGAATGAAGATCGCCATCTCTGCAGAGAGGATAGGATCATTTTTTTCATCATAGATGGTTGTTCTGAAAGTTACGATTTCTGCTCTACCCACTTTTACATCGGCAATTTCGGACTGTGCGTACACTTTGCCCGGATACAGAATTTTGTGGTACGTATACTCTTCTTTTAAATGAAGGATTTTGGAAAGGTCGATACCGAGTTCAGCCATATCGTTCCAAATCTTTGGGTATCCCCAAAACATAATGACCGTAGGGAAAGTAGGGGGAGCGGGAACATCAGAGTATCCTGCTTTCTTTGCTTCTTCTACATCAAAATAGATTGGGTTTTTTTCGTTGATGGCGAGGCAGAATTCTTTGATCTTTCCTCGTTCCACTGTGAAATCAAAACGATCTAGTTTTTTTCCAACTATATCCTTTGTTATTGCCATTGGCATTGTCTCCTTAGTGTTTATCGATCCAAGAAACTAATTCTTTAAAGACGATCGCTCTGTCTTTAGGAAGTTCGTTCATGGTCTCGTGGTATAATCCGTCAAAAATTTTCATTGTTTTGTCTTTGGAATTTACCTTTTCGAAGGCTTCCAAAGTTCCTTGGACAAGGGCGATCTGGTCTTCCTTTCCATGGAACATATAAATTGGTACATTGATTTTTGTTGCCGATTCTAATGCGAGAGCATAACAGTTTAACAAATAATCTCCTAAGTAAGCTCCTACGTTACCATGCACTAACGGATCTTTTACGTAGGCTTCGACAACTGACTTATCATGAGAAATCATATTGACATCGAGTCCCGTTGGAACAGTAAGAGTAGGAACAAATTTTGCTAAAAAACCACCAGCACCTTTTTTGATATCCATCACGATGTCCGTTTTAACTTTGATTGGAAGAGCACTACAAATGTATGCATCCAAATCGTTTTGGTAGTTGTCAGTAGCAGTATACAAAAAGGTAATAGCAGCTCCCATGGAATGACCAAGTAAGGTAACCTTACTTACACCTTCATTGCGTTTGGCGATATCGATGAGTTCTTTGAGGTCAGCAAAAAAATCGGAGAAGTGTGTGATGACTCCACGCCTACCATCCGATTTGCCATGACCGCGGCAGTCAATGAGGTAAATGGCGTAATTGCGTTCCGCCATGGCTTCCAACAAAAAGTTGTATCGACCACCATGTTCTCCGATGCCGTGGTGGACAACGAGCACACGTTTTACACCAGACTTAGGTCGGTAGATTTGATAATAAATCTTTCCGCCGTCTTTGTTTTGAAAGGTAGACTCCTCACGGGAGTAGGCTTGTTCCCAGGTACTCATAGATGTCAACGATGGACGATGGAAACCTAAAAAGAAAGAACTTTTCCTGTTCGTCGGAAACCTGTTTTCCAAACTGGTTCCATATGCGAGCGACTGTTCCTTTCGCCCTAACGATCTGTTTTTGTCTCTTAAGCTGTTTGAACAAATCGGAAAGACGTTTCCCCGTGGACTTGGTATTGGAGTTACGAAATGCCAAATCTAAAATTTCGATTTCCAGAGATTTACTCTCTTACCATTGGAAAAAAAATCCAGGGCGCCAAAGTGGCCTTCCTCTTTCTCGCAAATGGGAAAATACACAGATCACATTTAATACAGATAAAGAAATTTTTTTAAATCATTCTCTTGATTCCCTTTTTTTTCCACCAGGGCAAGAGTATGAATTCAAAATTCCGCAAGGTCAGTATGAATTTTCTTCACTCATTGGATTGTTAGGTGGAACAGAATTTCAGCCTCAAATTTCAGGAAATTTTAAAATCTATTCAGGTAGTTCTCTCCTTAGGGACTGGAATCTTTCAGGATCAGTAAAAGAACGTTGGGCCTCCAAAAAGGAAACTTTGGAAATTGGAGAATCAGGGTCTCTTCGGATGGTTTGGGAAAGTAAAGATAGTTATCTTTTTGTCGGTGAACCATTGTTATACTCAAAAGAAACATTATCTTCGTTTGTAAGTGCAGGGAAACCTAAGTCCGTAATTCTTATAGTCATTGATTCGGCAAGAAAAGATTTTTTTGGATCCTATGGTTACCCGTATTCTGTCACACCAGTGATGGACCAAATGGCAAAAGAATCTGTATTCTTTGAAAATCCATTTGCCAATGGGAATTGGACCAAACCATCCATGATGTCTTTTTTTCATTCTGAATATTCGTCTAACCTTGGTTTGGGGAATTCATGGTTTTCCACAAAACCCTACCAGAGAAAAGTATATTATGGAAAAAAAAGAGACAACCTTGCCAAAACATTTCGGGAAGCAGGTTATTTTTCCAAAACCATCATGAATAATGTATTCTTTTTGGATTATACA
Protein-coding regions in this window:
- a CDS encoding helix-turn-helix domain-containing protein, which produces MAWKETNVFEERMKFVVAWKRGGWSLTDLCHEFNISRVTGYKYLKQYKLYGIDGLKDKSRRPKYHPHQTRKKIIELILQERKDHPRWGARKLLASLSARFHMIRKWPHPSTVGRILKQNNLIKPPKRRIRKQSIEQPFSHALGPNDIWCADFKGHFTVGDGKRCTPLTVTDAYSRFLLCCEIVPKADTT
- a CDS encoding type 1 glutamine amidotransferase family protein gives rise to the protein MKLVQTGQGLMTDLFYDKHLPLLLSSFQYRGKTIGLICHAPALLTTLPSGPKGEGFLFQGYRVNSVTKTEEWFIETFVMKGSPKVRNISALLKERGMVYESSFLPGSGYATRDRNLITSQNPFSGKEFTKLYLDAISDYLKKFSF
- a CDS encoding Crp/Fnr family transcriptional regulator is translated as MKFSNTSSPLNQGIRDLFISHGKKIKLGKKEIFAKQGFPLFSVGLVETGGFKLVYKQGKKEWIKSFIFEGGVLGSLPSVFNQKPSTYSILALEPSEVFVLPVSEFKSKLEKKNQYKEFLIQFLSTLYLKKEERVTDFLLLEPDKRYKKFIQEYQSVLGRISQIDQAAYLGITNVALSRIKKRTFLDNQK
- the trxA gene encoding thioredoxin, which translates into the protein MTENLPKSFEELVQTHDKPILVDFWAPWCGPCKMVAPELEKLAKDWKGKVSIIKINTDEKQEIAGKYGITGIPTMILFKNGKEVHRISGAMRSEELKKVFGSLI
- a CDS encoding discoidin domain-containing protein; translation: MKKIILTLLTFLVLFCKNTSIENSIVVERIQAASSADGTSPINVFIAGKYWKPETSLDGITIFFSNASKWNQKGKTDGRAFFNEISIECQEKKGYVAFYKDGSYATNFDCAKETPQKIRSNGVHVIYLLPDSGNGIKTVSFSQNGKKLDVLYPEPVLGQVTASSTLPNYPAYGLFDGSIDFAWVEGNKSDGVGESFQIELEDEIDFSGIEIFNGYQRLDALFHKNGSVTELLVSNDSDSFVIQVADKQGGQRIFFPKTLTGKKFTFTIQKVRPGKTWKDTVIAEIILLGEKGKRFTVVDKNADEFKKSILSKAKNTILSSVVNKAVFGDVSDGRLDYVFRSNGSFVIWKEDPAEKRVLDGNWVFVEATPTEAKIKIFGRDHKVVTQSLDSNSPYAETTEEKSTLIFSDTLTVKKSGNGLQMIGKKVQISN
- a CDS encoding VanW family protein gives rise to the protein MGFSFKKKSVPGMNRKVNRGNLRLFLGKIYFQWKRYLVWFLEKKTFATERVSLKELSQNFPVSIFQHNSPIYRKLKDVPMYLQENKKVNLEIAISQLDGIVLNPCQVFSFWYLVGKPTKSKGYLPGMQLRNGGFVERTGGGLCQMANLIYWMTLHSPLEVKERWRHSFDIFPDSERTLPFGSGATLSYNYIDLQIKNTTKQPFVLHLWIEEGFLKGEWRSEVEIPFLYQVYESYHGFHAEPWGGYTRRNTIRRKKILKSTKEILEDQLVTENVAWMMYEPLLESR
- a CDS encoding M15 family metallopeptidase; the protein is MKQIKFAMILGIPLFALVSQTIENKLNVLDRTAYELSVKKVPNKKLINLEQNIPSVILDIKYATPKNFTKQVIYQEAKAFARIPVAEALTRAQNEFLKLGYSIKIFDAYRPYSATVKFFEIIGDTRYVASPKTGSRHNKGCAIDLTLVDTKTKKELPMPTEYDSFRKEAWAEAPVSDPEILKNRTTLIQVLSNSGFKVNKSEWWHFDYQGCAGFEVLDIPFEELE
- a CDS encoding PH domain-containing protein; this translates as MLSNETIVSQIKALLSNHPHINLDILFLYVPEFQILHDLIEDDEIIQGYCIGLLEGSKEKLSPAKWLVVLTNKRFHFVQNSILRSSFEHIPLEFSNITKITTKLGWFFGQIQFISKDQTLKLLQIGRKDYGFFLPCLKKYL
- a CDS encoding MaoC/PaaZ C-terminal domain-containing protein translates to MAKIEFDKVEVGQTLPPLDVPVIEHANLVRYAGASGDFNPIHNDPDFARKAGLDGTISHGMYVMAQVGRLCTSWAEQKDIAYFGVTFKAMTKLGEKLTIVGTIKKKFEKDGKKTVTVLVEAKNEAGEVKAGGDLVVNAV
- a CDS encoding FAS1-like dehydratase domain-containing protein; its protein translation is MAITKDIVGKKLDRFDFTVERGKIKEFCLAINEKNPIYFDVEEAKKAGYSDVPAPPTFPTVIMFWGYPKIWNDMAELGIDLSKILHLKEEYTYHKILYPGKVYAQSEIADVKVGRAEIVTFRTTIYDEKNDPILSAEMAIFIRKD
- a CDS encoding alpha/beta hydrolase, whose translation is MSTWEQAYSREESTFQNKDGGKIYYQIYRPKSGVKRVLVVHHGIGEHGGRYNFLLEAMAERNYAIYLIDCRGHGKSDGRRGVITHFSDFFADLKELIDIAKRNEGVSKVTLLGHSMGAAITFLYTATDNYQNDLDAYICSALPIKVKTDIVMDIKKGAGGFLAKFVPTLTVPTGLDVNMISHDKSVVEAYVKDPLVHGNVGAYLGDYLLNCYALALESATKINVPIYMFHGKEDQIALVQGTLEAFEKVNSKDKTMKIFDGLYHETMNELPKDRAIVFKELVSWIDKH